Within the Staphylococcus warneri genome, the region TCTCCAGGTAAAGCAACGATATTATAGGTCATGATTGGATACCTTCTTTCTCTTTAGCGTCTGCATCGTATTTTGCATGTGCCTCAATATAAGCTTTACATGAAGCTTTTAAAATATCGTGATCAATACCTATACCATTGACTTCTTTATTGTTGATTACAAGATTAACATGTACTTCTGCTTGAGCATCTGCTCCTTCTGTAACGGAATCAATGCGATAATCGATTAATTCTGTTTCACGTTTAAAGATACGATCAACTGCATTATAAATTGCGACAATAGAACCTGTACCAATACTTGAGTCTTGATAAATGCTGCCATCTTTATCTTTAATTACAACAACTGCACTTTGAAGTCCATTAGAAACGAATTGAAGTTGTAATGCTTCTAGTTGATAAATCGCACTTTGTTCATGTTCTGAGCCCTGAATTAAAGCATGAATATCGCGGTCAGAAACCGATTTTTTCTTATCAGCAATAGATTTAAATTGTTTAAATAAATTAATTTGATCGTCTGGATTAATGTCATAGCCTAATGCTTTTAATTTTTCAGCAAAGGCGTGCTTACCTGAAAGTTTTCCTAAAGGTAATTCTGTAGTACTAACACCAACTAATTGAGGCGTCATAATTTCATATGTTTCACGATGTTTAAGAATACCATCTTGATGTATACCAGATTCATGACTGAATGCATTTTGTCCTACGATAGCTTTATTTCTTGGTACACGAATACCTGCATAACGAGAAATTAAGTCAGAAGTTTTCTTAGTTTCTTTTAACTCAATTTGTGACTCTATTCCATAATGATCTTTACGAATATATAGTGCTAAAGCGACTTCTTCTAGTGCTGCGTTACCAGCACGCTCGCCAATACCATTTACAGTACCTTCTACACGTCTCGCGCCACCTTCAATAGCAGCTAGACTATTAGACACCGCCATACCTAAGTCATCGTGACAATGTGAACTATAAATAATTTCATTATCAGATTGAACGGATTCAGTTAAAGTTTTAAAAATTTGTCCATATTCATTTGGGTAACTAAAACCTACAGTGTCAGGAATATTAATAATGGTTGCACCAGCATCAACAGCTGTTTGTACACTTTGTATTAAAAAATCCATATCTGTTCGTGTTGCGTCTTCAGGTGAGAATTGAACGATATCAAATAATTGCTTAGCATAAGTGACATGTTCTTTTATAGAATCTAAAACTTCTTCTTGAGACATTTTCAATTTATGCTCTAGATGAATAGGGGATGTCGCAATAAAGACATGTACTAGAGGTTTAGCAGCATGTTTTGTTGCTTCATAGACTGCATCAATATCAGACTTGATACATCTAGCTAAACCACAAACAGCAGTTGTTGTTAAGGCTTTAGAAATAGCTTCCACTGATTTGAAACTACCTGTACTAGAAGCAGGAAAGCCAGCTTCGATAACATCTACACCCCATTTTTCAAGTTGTAGTGCTATTTTTAAACGTTCATCGAATGTGAAATTCACTCCAGGTGTTTGTTCACCATCTCTAAGAGTGGTATCAAATATTTGAATATGGCTACTCATTTTAATCAACTCCTTAATCCATTACTTTTCAATGCTTTTTGATTTAATAAATGGCATCATATCACGTAATTTACGTCCCACTTTTTCAATTGGATGACCGGCTTGTTCTTCACGCATTTTATAAAATTCTTTAAATCCGTTTTTATTATCTTCAACAAAACTATTAGCAAATTTACCGTTTTGAATATCTGTTAAAACAGCTTTCATATTGTCTTTGACATCTGGTGTGATGATACGACGACCAGATACATAATCACCATACTCTGCAGTATTAGAAATTGAATAACGTACATTATCCATTCCGCCTTCATACATTAAATCAACGATTAATTTCATTTCATGTAATACTTCAAAATAGGCTAATTCTGGTTGGTAACCAGCTTCTACTAATGTTTCAAATCCACTTTGAATTAATTTGTGGATACCACCACATAGCACAGCTTGTTCACCAAATAAATCTGTTTCTGTTTCTTCTTTAAATGTTGTTTCAATTACACCAGCTCTTGTAGATCCGATACCTTTTGCGTAACTTAGTGCAATATCTCTTGCATGACCTGTAGCATCTTGTTGAACACCAAATAATGATGGTACAGCACTACCTTCTTCAAATGTACGTCTAACTAAGTGGCCTGGTCCTTTTGGTGCAACTAAGAAGACATCAACATCTG harbors:
- a CDS encoding 2-isopropylmalate synthase; its protein translation is MSSHIQIFDTTLRDGEQTPGVNFTFDERLKIALQLEKWGVDVIEAGFPASSTGSFKSVEAISKALTTTAVCGLARCIKSDIDAVYEATKHAAKPLVHVFIATSPIHLEHKLKMSQEEVLDSIKEHVTYAKQLFDIVQFSPEDATRTDMDFLIQSVQTAVDAGATIINIPDTVGFSYPNEYGQIFKTLTESVQSDNEIIYSSHCHDDLGMAVSNSLAAIEGGARRVEGTVNGIGERAGNAALEEVALALYIRKDHYGIESQIELKETKKTSDLISRYAGIRVPRNKAIVGQNAFSHESGIHQDGILKHRETYEIMTPQLVGVSTTELPLGKLSGKHAFAEKLKALGYDINPDDQINLFKQFKSIADKKKSVSDRDIHALIQGSEHEQSAIYQLEALQLQFVSNGLQSAVVVIKDKDGSIYQDSSIGTGSIVAIYNAVDRIFKRETELIDYRIDSVTEGADAQAEVHVNLVINNKEVNGIGIDHDILKASCKAYIEAHAKYDADAKEKEGIQS
- the ilvC gene encoding ketol-acid reductoisomerase; translation: MTTVYYDESVKTDALEGKKIAVIGYGSQGHAHAQNLKDNGYDVVIGIRPGRSFDKAKENGFDVYPVAEATKQADVIMVLIPDEIQGDVYKKEIESNLEAGNALAFAHGFNIHFGVIQPPADVDVFLVAPKGPGHLVRRTFEEGSAVPSLFGVQQDATGHARDIALSYAKGIGSTRAGVIETTFKEETETDLFGEQAVLCGGIHKLIQSGFETLVEAGYQPELAYFEVLHEMKLIVDLMYEGGMDNVRYSISNTAEYGDYVSGRRIITPDVKDNMKAVLTDIQNGKFANSFVEDNKNGFKEFYKMREEQAGHPIEKVGRKLRDMMPFIKSKSIEK